The Limanda limanda chromosome 13, fLimLim1.1, whole genome shotgun sequence region GTGAAAAACAAACGTGCCCCCGACGTGGGCCTGGTGGAGTCTGGCCCCCAAAAATCCGACACGTTGCCGAGCTCAGCGTTCCTGCTGATTAGAACCAGTGGTGCCTCCCCCACTCCCTCCAGACTTTCTCTCTCCAACTCAAATCTTCATTTCtcctctcaccttcctcttTCGTCTCCTTTCTTCTCATTTGCGTTCCTTGTGTACTACTCTTTCTTTGCTCTTTATCCTCCCTCCATTTTCTACCTGGAACTCTCCCTACTACTTGTATCCTCTCCTTTCTACTACTGTCACTTGTGAGCAGCTAAAAGACAACAGTGGAGAGATGGCAGTTCGGGGAAGGCGATTTTGAGTTTGAACAGCTGTTGCGAGTTATGTCTTTCCAGCTCCCCCCTAAGTGAGCCTCCACCTTTCAATCGTCGGTGGTAGACGTTGGTTTATTTACACTCTTACAGAAAACTATACATGGCCGGACAGTTTGAGTTGCCTCCCACGTCGCCTCACTGTTTTGCACCAGAAGTCAAACGGCAGAGGTCAACGTAGTTAACTATTAAATATCCCTTTTTAAAAACTTCTTCAGAGGAAATCATAACATCTTGATCgtgaaaaaaagttattccGGTCATATAAATGAGTTATATTCTCCACTCTGAACATCAGAGCTCAGGATGGCCTCGTCCCAACTGTCCATCCCCACAGAATCCTAGACTTTGatgcacattttcaaaatatcaACAAGAGCTTAGTGCTGTCTCCCTGAAATTAAAAACAGCTTGAGGGTTTCTTCATGAATATTGTGTCCTACACATTTTCTGTAATCCAGTTATACCTCAAGCAAAAACTGCAtttatattcaactcatgttctAACACTGAAAATTAAACATCGGGGGAATTCTGAAATTAAAAACCTGTTTGGAATGGTCTGGTTTCTTGGCctctggtgatgctggttgcagcttttcttttggaaactgtaaaagtgacctgcagtaattgagccactgactcacagaaccctgaagctgcaccaccaccaccactgctgccaaagagctgttcacctgtttattcaatgtTCACTGAAGCTTGACTCAGTGCACAGAACCCCAAACTGGAGAAACAGTTTCCTTTGCCATTTTCACGAACACACTAGGGAAAGACGTCATTCAGGTTGATGAGTCAGAGCCACAGCTGCTCATCTGAATATATGGCTTGTCCAAATCGCACCGAATTCAACATTGCACTTACCCGGGCCCTTTACAATTCAAGGCAATACGATTTAAGGTTCTCGAGATGTCCAAGCTACATTCAGACAgacatttctggaattattTGACATAAATAGGGTTATTATTTAATTCCCATTATAATAAAAAAGGCCAGTTGTGTAATTAATTACATGAGACCCATAAGCATCACACTAACTTTCCCATTCTTCATAAAGTTTTTTTGGTCGTCCTGCACCAGCACGTTCTCACTGAGCACTCAAGAGATGAGAAATAACTACTTAGGAATTAGGGTAATGATTGTTGGGAATGGGACTTTGTTGAAACCATGACTTCTACTGACATCACCGTCTCTTCTGTCCCTTCAGATCATCATTGGAGAAAGCTACAGGATCTACTTTCTGAACGAGGGATCGAAGTCTTTTGTAGGGAACCCCTACATCTCTGCTCTCTACAAGCAGGTCGGCGTGTTCATCTTCGGCTGTGCCATCAGTCAGTCCTTCACTGACATTGCCAAAGTGTCAGTGGGCCGCATGCGCCCACACTTCCTTGATGTGTGCAAACCAGACTTCTCCACTATCAACTGCTCCCTGGGCTATATCACTGACTATCAGTGTCAGGGGCCAGAGAGCAAAGTTCAAGAGGCCAGGTAGcgtaatatactgtataaaaaAGTGTAGTTTGAAGTGTGTTGTTCATACTGTAGATTATAAGGTGTCGTAAAACTGACATAAACTTCTGTCTCTCAGGAAGTCCTTCTTCTCGGGCCATGCGTCGTTCTCGATGTACACCATGCTTTATCTGGTGGTGAGTTACTGAATTGTTTTGAATATAAATACACGTTTACTGTGAATACACACTGTATGTATGCAAACTATATAAACTATTCTGTCTCTTCACCAGTTTTACCTGCAGTCTCGCTTCACTTGGCATGGAGCCCGCCTGCTGCGACCTCTGACCCAGTTCACTCTCATCATGATGTCTTTCTACACCGGCTTGTCCCGTGTCTCTGATCACAAGCACCACCCCACTGATGTCCTTGTAGGTTTTATACAAGGAGCCGTCGTGGCCTACTGCATAGTGAGTGCTGCCATTAAGTTCTATTTTCATTTAAGTATATTAGATTAAAGACTGCCATTAAGAATTAATCTCATGtcaatgttattttattgtgttcCATCTAATTGTAATAATGTTTGTAACTTCATTCATGTAACCCTTTCCGTACGACGGTTTTATAACTCAAAGACACAAAAGAGAGAACAGATCtgtcaaaagaaaagaaagaataactGATCTCAAAGCTGCATCTTAAAAAATCGATTATAAAATCCATCAAGAGCCAGTGGTTGGATTAACAGAAATATGGTCTGTCGTTTATTAATGTTTAAACACTGTGGTTGTAATCAGGAATGAGTATTCAGGAGAAGAGTATACATTTTTAGAGGAAATAAAAGCTTGAGTACTATTCGCTATATCAAAGAAGAATATGGTTATAATTTTGTTGGAACAATACTGAATTATTAACTTGCCTGAAAATAAGATGAGGGTTTGCTGAGATTTTTGACAAAGGCACTGAAGCCCTTTGTCTGGATTTAACTGAGAAAAGTTTCTGAATTAACATTTTATGGcagttatttgaattttaaaggTAAACTGGCTCATACAATAGGCTGTTGTTGGCataacaatgaaacaaaagaagaaattagAATGGAAATAGAAAAAAGTAGGACCCGATACAGTATCTGGTGGAAAGGGAAATACCAACAGAAAACTGGAGCAGGAGAATTATGATGACTTAGAAGCTCATTTATGTTTATTCTCTCCCTTCCACAGGTTTTCTGTGTATCAGACTTGTTCAAACCCAAAGGCAGGCGTTCAACCCTGCTGCCAACCCCAGTGAAGAAAGATCTTGTTCCTCCTGCAGACATCAGAGAGCGAAGCAACCATCTCATCATGGCATAGAGAAGACTGCAAACTGACTGTATATAACCCTGACCTGTGCCATTCAAATCACTACTATAGCCACTGGGCAATACCGGATCAGGTAAACCCCGACAATCTGGTCAATGCAGGCAGATATGGAATCTTGAACATGTCAAAGGAACGCGAGTAGGCTACGGAAAAACAGTCCAGCCAGTCGTGCCTTTCTCAATGGAAAAGATCCTCTTTTTCCTCAGGCTCACCAGACATTTTAATGTGGAAAATGGAGAGAACCAGGGATTTCCGTCCCTCTTCTCCTGTTGTGAGAGAGATCTGCCTTGTAGATACTCTGAAAAGGCCTTTCCATGGACCGACGCCTGACATGAAACAAAACTGAGAAATGGCAGCAGCCCTGAGCCTCTCCCCTCGGCTGCATTCAGAATGGGAGCTACAGTCATATTCCTGCCACTCACTCACTGTGTAACTAATGCAAACAAGTCATGCAACGAAAACAACAAATTCCTTGATTTGAGGAAGGATTCtgttttagtttggttttaatacaaacacaagcatcGTACATGTGTGCGATTTATAGCACTATTTTAGCTCAACTTAGTACTGTTTGTCACCACTTGAATGATCCTGAAGTGAAGCTTTTGGAAAGCTTTGTAAGCTTTTGTAATGTCCATAATGTAGGGCACATGAGTTATTGTAGGTGGAAAGTACAGTGAAGGTTTAAATGCTGGACGTGGGCCTCTTTCTGCTGGCTAGGACGAGCCCCCACTGAGCCATTTAATGAAATGACTGTGTTATATGAACCAGACGGCTGCTCGCAAGTGTAAGGTCAGAGCGTGCGAGCGCCTGAGTGTTGGGTGTGTCACGTGTGTGTTCGTCTCTGTGTGCGTTTTgcccttctgtgtgtgtgtgtgtgtgtgtgtgtgtgtgtgtgtgtgtgtgtgtgtgtgtgtgtgtgtgtgtgtgtgtgtgtacatgccgATGTGTCTTAATGTCATGTCTCTGTACTCAAGTGTTTATAGCCTACAAGTGTGCCTCTCCAACCAGAGAACAGGCACCTGCTCCAACAGACACATGTAAACTCGAGACTGGAACACTGTGGAAAAACAACAGCATCATCAGTACATTACTGTCATTAATCAAAGTGATCACTCACATCCTTAAGAAGTCCTCTGATATACTGAATGCTCTGCAGACAGTTAGGCTTCATCCTCACTTCTTagtttttctttgaaaatgcatcaactcAGTTGAGGATACTCCAGAGAGCCGCTGAAACTGAGCAGTTTGTAGATGCTGCTGGAcacgttttagtttgaaaagtctgCATCATTTTAGTCTGAAAAGGAGATGATTGGAAACGCTGACGCACATGCCCAATGTATGTGACTGGTCACCTGGTATACGTTTTCAGATGTGTTAGTTACTATCCAGATTTAAACTGATACAGACAAAAAACActcatgtggacagagattgttttagCCTGAAAATgctgtttcaaatgaaaacaaggaTGTAGCCTAACATGCTCTAAAGCAAGACAGGGACTAGAGCAGTGGTTAGGTACACTAGCTGTTCTGTACCAAAGCACAATTTAGCaaaactgtatatatacacatatatgtatatattattttggTACAATTTAACTGCTTAATATTTCATTAATTCTAATGAGACGGGGCACACATTGAGGCTGTGTATATCAGACGGAAATCTTTTCATTGAATTTTAGAGAAATAGGTATGCTGAAACGTTTGCATGATATTAATGAAATTAAGccaaaaaataaaaccactgaCTGAAAGCATCCTCTGAGAAAATCTTTAATTTGACGTTGATGGGAAACTAGTAATTTCTTCCTACATGTCAATAAGATCAGATACAGAATCAGAACCTTCTTCATGCCCCCTAACATTGTAAAATaccgtgttgtgtgtgtttgtgtgtttgtcagtcttATCTTTTGAAGAAACACCCACTATGACTTTGTGTCAAGACCTGTGTAAATGTTAAACATGCTGCTTTAAAAGGTAAAGAGGTTCATCTTAGCAGACGTCATCCAGTATAGTTGACAACATGTGAATTTCAAGTgtaaaaaatctgaataaacaACGAAGTTATCAACGTAGACAGCTTcagtacatttttattaaaaatacctgttcaatatttttgtaatgCCATGTGATATTTTGTACAACACAACTGTAAGACGTATCAAAGATAAAGTgtctttaataaaacaaaaaagctcCAGAGCAGCGTACTGTGAtgtatattttaattttgtgtcaTACATGACATGAagtatttctgacttttcttttataACTGAGTAGCCAGCCGACTGTAAGTGTGGTGTGGAGATCTGGGTGTGGGGTGATGGCAGACTTAGTGCTCAACTTCCTGTAGGGAAATAGTGTACATTCCAGGCTTTAACCCCTCTCCCCAATGGCCCTCTGGAATAATATAGACTCCACACAGAAACTATGCCAGAGTGGCGAAGTACATTCACATATGAGAATGCTTAGGACCAGCATAATTTGCCATTAGTCCCTTGCATGATCTTTTTTGGGTGCTTTATATCTACAAACTATATATATCATACTGAATATAGCACTAACCATCCACAGGTTTATCATAGAACACAAGGTTCTGTGCCAGCATATCATGAGCTGGGTTTTAGGCCTGTGTGCCCATGGGCCATGGTATCCTAATCTGATTGGTTTCACTGTGGATCAGCCACGTTGCCCAGAAGGAGATTAGAGCTGATTAGTTCTATAAGCTGCaagatttatttagtttttatggcCATAAAGTTCTATTGTGTACTagctgccttttctttttttttaagaccACTCAATGACTGTTTCCAGTATCTTAACTGGGCACAAGACTGCACCCGGGTGTGTGAGCTCTGTGAGGTCAGTGTCTTTTAAAGCCACATTTAGCAGAACAGACCCTTTTAAGATCACTGGAGGATGATGACTGACTTGTGCTGTGATGAGATATTTTACTACTTCTGAACAAATGTTTCCATTTGGGACAATATAACAGCATAGGGTGTATGTCACATGGATATTTTGCTTATCATTTAACTCAGTAAAGTTCTCCAGCTCTTTCGGGCATTTCCTCGTTTCCAAACCAAACATCAAGTGTTTGATCAGAGTGTTTAAATAAAGGTGTAAAGACGTCTCTGCTTCCAAACATGGCAGTGCCCTTAATTCCCTGAGTGGTGGTTTCCATGTCCAACAAACGTCCACATCCAGTGCCAAAGGCTTGACataatgtttgtctctgtgaacCAGTCTTGACCCACTCCATTAAACCATCACCGCTCAAAGATTTTCTCAAAGATACAGTCAGCTGTAATTGAAAGTGATAGAGGCTGCGTCAGTGTGTTTTTAGTATTCACCAGACCGACAAATGGCCCGACCAtgtttcttcatgttttcaGCTGGACCCATTTTTCTCATTGGGATTCAAAGAGGCTTTTTCTTGATCAGCGGTGCTTAACATTCTAATAGTGGGATCCTTTTCATGTGGTTTGGAGGAGAAAacagttgttgtgttttcccaCCGCAGTTTATCCCCTATTATTTGTGTAGTAATCACCCTATGTGATTTACAAATTCCTCTCATGAACTCTGTAGCACAGTTGCGGTTGATCTGTAGTGATCAGttattctctttcttcctcaccctctacactcacccacaaacacactcactatCTTTCTCTTAAGTTCCGATCCCTTCTCTCACCAAAGCCTTTTTTCAAACATGAAGTAGAAAATTGGGTCCAAactttttcacacatgaagaacacagcaggagattgttcagTTCAGACACTTTAacaacaacagggaaatgtCAAGAACATTCAGACAAGTGGTGATACCTGGGTAGAgcctgcaggaggcaggacacaacataaactttttatttacagcaccGGCATTACCCAGTATCATAAACTCCAATCTCGTCTTTCCCAGTTGACATCGTTGGCATCTTCTACATGCGTCACACCTCTTTTTCcttattttcacttttcaccCACTTGCTCACTTCGAATTCCAAGATGTTTCCCACATTTAGCAGTATAAGTTATGGAAAAAACTTACTTTGACATTAGGGTTCTTACACATAACTGCTCCCGAGATATTCCAGAAAGCAGCTTAAGATTGTTGTCTCTCTTCATACAAACACAATGGACCACTTCCTTGTGCATCTTAGAGTTATTATTGTCTAACCTTAATtggcttttacattttttgcttTGGTCTGGCTATGTAGGAAAAACGATAAAAATCAACATAcaggtttctttttaaatctttttataGAAAAAATCAGTTAACAGACAAAGACTTGACCTGGTTGGTTCTACTCTGAAGGCTGCGTGCATCAGAAAGTTTGCCATGTCTGCTCCAACAGTCGAGTTGAAGCCTGTCATTCAGTCTGACGCCACATGACATTATTGGCAGTAGTTGCAGAGGTCATTTGTGTTCTGCCTGACAGATGGAGGGATGCTGAGAGGAAGTAAGACACACCCTCCAAATACCCTCGCTGATAAGTGACCTCATTACAGCTCCACtgggcatttttttttcttactcacagacacacacatcacaccaTGATGATGACTGGCTCCTCAGGAGACCAGTAATTTCTGAGCCGTGCCAAGCTCTTGGAGTTTCTGCGAGTTTTCCTTTACTTGGCTCATggcacacagtcagcaggactaTCACTATCTGGCTgaaacacttacacacagaaATGAACCACATCTTATTTCCCTCTAGCTGTTTACATGCACATTCATCGcttgtaaatgtttttgttggagTGTACTGAAACAAAGGCAAAGTGGAGACAGCAGGCCTTTAACATCTTATTGTCTGCCCCTCACTCATCCACATGAAATATATGCAAACACCCCTCATAAAAAGTACTCTAAACCCCAAATGTTAGCCATAATATGTTGTGTCCGTGCCCAGAAGTGTTCAGGCTTGGGGGGGACTTTGGGCTGCAGAGCCACAGCTGTAAGTAATTCTCCCCCTCGGTTTCCATCTTTCCCTCgttctctcttcatcctcccctGTGTCTGGAGAATGTAAACATCAAGAGGGAGGCCAAATCTCTGCCATCACAACCTTTCCTCCAGCAGAGATGGAGCCGGGGCTGCTCTGAACCGGGATTCGGAGCCTGCAGCAGTCTAATGTACACAGAGAGTAGATGTGTATTTAGGGTTCGGatttaaatgacaaacattttgttgGCAGTCCGACTCTCTCATGGAGGTTTTCCAGCTCTACATCAACACCTCAACCGTCCATCTCATCGTGGGCGTCCCTTGCTGTGCCGGCCATGAAAGTCACAGCGTGGATGCAAAGCTAACAATCAAAATCCTTCCCTCTTTATAGCATCTTTTATTGCTGGTGACGGGGCCTCGGGCTGGTGATCTCGGCCGGTCTGTTGTCCTGGGCACAATATCTCAGTAACAGCTCCTGGGAACCATTACAGCCGTGAACTTTGTTGAAAATATTCCTGGTCCTTAAAACACCAGTCCTCACAAGCACCACAACCTTTTGTCTGATGAAGGGATTTTCTTGATTAACTCTACTTTAGATGTTCAAAAATCAAATGATTAAAGTTTCTTAAAACATTTTGTGGAGTTGAATAATGCAACATTGACCCATTCATGTGCCACAGAGGATGAACTCTTTtagtttgttttccttcttgtaATGCCACTTGGTAATATTTCAAGAATGAAGAAAATATCCATTACattcttttgtgtttgttcatgaTTCCCTTCCTACCTTTTGTTCAAAGCCGCCAACAAATCAAAAATCCTAACATTTCCCCCTATAGCAGCAGAGGTCTAAGAATAGTAAGATGTTGTTGAGTTCATCCAACAACTATTCTGGGGAGTTATGGATATTGGAGGGTTGAGGGGCCACAGATCAGTGGAACTTTTGTATTGTTTCCATTTTGATGACACAATCATGCAACTTCCATTAAATCTCTAGACACGTGCTATCATGTTACCTGAAGCTATTTAAAAGTCGTTTGTCACAGAAACCCCCAGTTCTCTGCTTTCACTAAAGATGTGCACCCccaccagggccgggtctagacaggcatgtatgagggggcagccacaaatcttgagggggcattgtgctttattatattattattattataaattgggatttagtttgagggggcacaacatttatttgagggggccaggccccctcttgcccctgcctagacccggccctgaccCCCACTGAGGCCAAACCTCTCAAACTGCTTTCCAGCCCCAAAATCCCAAGGCCATTTTCCCTCTCTTATTTCTTTTTCTGCGGAAGAATGTGAACAAATTACCCCCACATGTATCCCAAGGAGCCCCACGGGAAAGGGGCCAAGAAGGATATACTGCTGACAGAACACAAACATTGACTTCATCAGACATCGCGAGCAGCGTGCTCTGATGCAGTCCATATGCTCACCTGGCACCGGCAGCCATTTGCTGACAGTACAGCAACATCTCCCCAGCGAGGCTCTTTATCTTCTCGTGCCACATGTTGTTCGGTATCTGACGTGAGGAGGCTCCTGGAGGTGGGTCACGGTGGTTCCTATCACCAGTGAGGCAACATGTCAGCGTATACAGAGGAGGGTTTGCGTTTCCTCGGGCCCTCAAATGATAAGGTAGTGGAGAGATAACAAAGATTTAATGTGTCAAtcaaatgtgaatgtttttgcATGTACCGTACACTGTAATGTGGTTTGCAAAGTCCCAGGACCCTCGTGTAGGgccttgtgtgttttcagtcagAAACCAGAGTAACAGCATGGGACAGGACTGAAAaattgagaaaagaaaataatggagCAAAGAGCAACATGGGGTATAACTTTACCTCAGTGAT contains the following coding sequences:
- the LOC133017606 gene encoding phospholipid phosphatase 3-like isoform X2 yields the protein MQRCLIYEKTMAAETRNGGSSLNNNNNCKDHRRRKLLVGVDLFCLFLVLLVAVFLHKSPFPPYQRGFFCSDDSIRFPSKSSTVSNTVLTAVGVSVPVASIIIGESYRIYFLNEGSKSFVGNPYISALYKQVGVFIFGCAISQSFTDIAKVSVGRMRPHFLDVCKPDFSTINCSLGYITDYQCQGPESKVQEARKSFFSGHASFSMYTMLYLVFYLQSRFTWHGARLLRPLTQFTLIMMSFYTGLSRVSDHKHHPTDVLVGFIQGAVVAYCIVFCVSDLFKPKGRRSTLLPTPVKKDLVPPADIRERSNHLIMA
- the LOC133017606 gene encoding phospholipid phosphatase 3-like isoform X1 → MQRCLIYEKTMAAETRNGGSSLNNNNNCKDHRRRKLLVGVDLFCLFLAGLPFLVIETSAVQPYRRGFYCDDESIKYPAKKGDTISDGVLSAAGILITILSIIIGESYRIYFLNEGSKSFVGNPYISALYKQVGVFIFGCAISQSFTDIAKVSVGRMRPHFLDVCKPDFSTINCSLGYITDYQCQGPESKVQEARKSFFSGHASFSMYTMLYLVFYLQSRFTWHGARLLRPLTQFTLIMMSFYTGLSRVSDHKHHPTDVLVGFIQGAVVAYCIVFCVSDLFKPKGRRSTLLPTPVKKDLVPPADIRERSNHLIMA